From a region of the Paraburkholderia hospita genome:
- a CDS encoding very short patch repair endonuclease, with the protein MVDIVDAATRSRMMSGIRGRNTKPEILIRSLLHRRGFRFRLDARDLAGRPDIVLPRYHAVIFVHGCFWHGHDCHLFKWPQTRPEFWRDKIGRNRANDAKAQAALLAAGWRVATVWECALRGANRDIDGVLQRLIDWLHGDAPLHEERA; encoded by the coding sequence ATGGTCGATATCGTCGACGCGGCCACCCGCAGCCGGATGATGTCCGGCATTCGCGGCCGCAACACGAAACCTGAAATCCTGATCCGCAGCCTGCTGCATCGGCGCGGCTTCCGCTTCCGGCTCGACGCGCGCGATCTGGCCGGCCGGCCCGACATCGTGTTGCCGCGCTATCACGCAGTGATCTTCGTGCACGGCTGCTTCTGGCATGGTCACGACTGTCATCTCTTCAAATGGCCGCAGACGCGCCCGGAGTTCTGGCGCGACAAGATCGGCCGCAATCGCGCCAACGATGCGAAGGCCCAAGCCGCGCTTCTCGCAGCCGGCTGGCGCGTCGCGACGGTGTGGGAATGCGCATTGCGCGGGGCGAACCGGGACATCGACGGCGTCCTGCAACGGCTGATCGACTGGCTACACGGCGACGCGCCGCTGCATGAAGAGCGCGCATGA
- a CDS encoding YbhB/YbcL family Raf kinase inhibitor-like protein produces the protein MADFRIWSDDFPANGFMPKAQEMNDKSFGVSGDGENMSPALQWDAPPADTQSLALTVYDPDAPTGSGFWHWVVVNIPADARSLPRNAGKADGSLLPAGAMQFRNDYGSVGFGGAAPTRGDKPHRFIFRVHALKVASLPLTADTTNAVARYMTHLNEIDSATYTGLYELK, from the coding sequence ATGGCTGATTTTCGAATCTGGTCGGACGACTTCCCCGCGAACGGCTTTATGCCGAAGGCGCAGGAGATGAACGACAAATCGTTCGGCGTCTCTGGCGATGGCGAGAACATGTCGCCTGCGCTGCAATGGGACGCACCGCCCGCCGACACGCAAAGCCTGGCGCTCACCGTCTATGATCCCGACGCGCCCACGGGCAGCGGTTTCTGGCACTGGGTCGTCGTCAACATTCCCGCCGATGCACGCTCGCTGCCGCGCAACGCAGGCAAAGCCGACGGCAGCCTGTTGCCAGCCGGCGCGATGCAGTTTCGCAACGACTACGGCTCGGTCGGGTTCGGCGGCGCGGCGCCTACGCGCGGCGACAAGCCGCATCGCTTCATCTTCCGCGTTCATGCGCTGAAGGTGGCGAGCCTGCCGCTCACCGCCGACACGACGAACGCCGTCGCGCGCTACATGACGCATCTGAACGAAATCGATTCGGCCACGTACACGGGCCTGTACGAACTGAAGTAA
- a CDS encoding MFS transporter, translating to MQASSSTGNRHPSGASNPAAPSPAVAPEPELGLPIPQRYWAILVVALGITLAVLDSAIANVALPTIARNLRASAASSIWVVNAYQLSVTISLLPLSSLGDRIGYRRVYMGGLVLFTIASLGCALATSLPTLALARVIQGFGAAGIMSVNTALVRMIYPPTQLGRGVAINAMVVAVSSAVGPTVASAVLAVAAWPWLFAINVPIGIAAIAVGWRALPRNEGHPSPYDYPSAVMNAFVFGLLIFAVDGFGHGERYGFVAAELIGAIVIGYFFVRRQLTQSAPLLPVDLLRIPIFALSVGTSVCSFCAQMLAFVSLPFLLQNNLGLSQVETGLLMTPWPLVIVGAAPLSGVLSDRISAGWLGGLGLATLALGLLLLATLGAHPTAFDIVWRMALCGAGFGIFQSPNNRTMLSAAPRHRSGGASGMLGTARLTGQTLGSALVALIFGIAPQHGPVLTLYVAACFAGAGALVSTMRVRHSAPTAA from the coding sequence ATGCAAGCTTCTTCGTCGACCGGCAACCGCCATCCATCGGGCGCTTCCAACCCCGCTGCTCCCTCTCCCGCCGTCGCGCCGGAACCCGAACTGGGGCTGCCGATTCCGCAACGCTACTGGGCAATTCTCGTCGTCGCGCTGGGCATCACGCTCGCCGTGCTCGACAGCGCAATCGCCAACGTCGCGCTGCCGACCATCGCGCGAAACCTGCGCGCGAGCGCCGCGAGTTCGATCTGGGTGGTCAACGCGTATCAGCTGTCGGTGACGATCTCGCTGCTGCCGCTGTCGTCGCTGGGCGATCGCATCGGCTACCGGCGCGTCTATATGGGCGGGCTGGTGCTGTTCACGATCGCGTCGCTCGGCTGCGCGCTCGCCACGTCGCTGCCGACGCTCGCGCTCGCCCGCGTGATTCAGGGCTTCGGCGCGGCAGGCATCATGAGCGTCAACACTGCGCTCGTGCGGATGATCTATCCACCCACGCAGCTTGGGCGCGGCGTCGCGATCAACGCGATGGTGGTCGCCGTCTCGTCCGCCGTTGGGCCGACGGTGGCTTCCGCCGTACTCGCCGTCGCGGCGTGGCCGTGGCTCTTCGCGATCAACGTGCCGATCGGCATTGCCGCCATCGCAGTGGGCTGGCGCGCGCTGCCGCGCAACGAAGGACATCCGTCGCCGTACGACTATCCGAGCGCCGTGATGAACGCGTTCGTGTTCGGGCTTCTGATCTTCGCCGTCGATGGCTTCGGTCACGGTGAGCGCTACGGCTTCGTCGCCGCCGAATTGATCGGTGCGATCGTGATCGGCTATTTCTTCGTGCGGCGGCAGCTCACGCAGTCCGCGCCGCTGTTGCCCGTCGATCTGTTGCGCATTCCCATCTTCGCGTTGTCGGTGGGCACATCGGTGTGCTCGTTCTGCGCGCAAATGCTCGCGTTCGTGTCGCTGCCGTTCCTGCTGCAAAACAATCTGGGCCTGTCCCAGGTCGAGACAGGGCTGCTGATGACGCCGTGGCCGCTCGTGATCGTCGGCGCGGCCCCGCTGTCGGGCGTGCTGTCGGACCGGATCTCGGCCGGCTGGCTCGGCGGCCTCGGGCTCGCGACGCTGGCGCTCGGCCTGTTGCTGCTCGCCACGCTCGGCGCACATCCCACGGCGTTCGATATCGTGTGGCGCATGGCGCTGTGCGGCGCGGGCTTCGGCATTTTCCAGTCACCGAACAACCGGACGATGCTGTCGGCGGCGCCGCGCCACCGCAGCGGCGGGGCGAGTGGCATGCTCGGCACCGCGCGCCTGACGGGACAAACGCTCGGCTCGGCGCTCGTCGCGCTAATCTTCGGCATCGCGCCGCAGCACGGCCCCGTGCTCACGCTTTACGTGGCCGCGTGCTTCGCGGGCGCGGGCGCGCTCGTCAGCACGATGCGTGTGCGGCACAGCGCGCCAACGGCCGCGTAA